CCGGGCGGCCTGATGCCGCGGGTCGCCTTGGGGTACCTGATGATCCCGATCCTGACCCTGCTTGACCGCCTGGGGCTGGTGGCTCCCAAGGGCCGCCAGATCCAGGAAGCCGTCGAGGTCATGGCGGCCATGCGCTCGGCCATCGGGCCGGACGCCCCGGCCGCGGTTAACGAGGCCAAACAGACCGCCGCCCGGCTGGTCGGGAAGATCCCCGTCATCTACGGACGGAGCGAGTTCAGCGAGGCCGTCGCCGCCCGGATGAAACGGCAGCTGGCGGAGAACGCCAAGCTGTTGTCCTTGGCCAACGCCGTGCCGGCCCTCCATCATGACGAGATCGTCGGCTGGGACTCGCCGCCCGAGGTGACCAAAGCTTTCGGGCTGGTCCTTCTGCGCGACGCCGACGAGTCTGAGAAGGTCCACCGCCGGATGGAGATCACCCGTGGCCTGCTCGAGCCGAGGGCCGGGTCGTTGTCCGAGGTCTGGGCCCGCGGGCAGGGCCGCCTGGCCCGTCTGCTGTCCCTCGTCTATGTGTGCGATTATGTCTCCGTCTACCTCGCCTTGGCCCTCGGGCGCGACCCCACGCCGGTGCGAATTATTGACCTCTTCAAAAGGGAAATGTCTGGAAAGTAGCGAACCTTGGTGAATGATGTCATCCAAGGACGCTCCACCGGGAGGAAGGATATGGCCGTAGACGGCGCGACGGTCCGCGTGACCACCGAGCACCTGCCCTTGCGGGGCATCGGGCAGGCCTCCGTCCTCTTGGGCGTGGACCTCGGTGGGAGCCACGTGACGGCCGCCCTGATCGATCAGTCCGGTCGCATTCTCCAACGCCGGCGGGCCCCGACGCTCGTCGAAAGCGGCCCCGACGCGATCATCAAGGGGATCGTCGACCTCCTCCGGGAGGTCATCTCGGCCTCCGGAGTGACCAAACGCGAGCTTTGCGGGATCGGCCTGGGCATTCCGGGGTTGATCGATTCGACCCTCGGGCTGTCCGTCTTCTCCCCCAACCTGTTCTGGCGAAATGTTCAGGTGGTCCGGCCGATCGAACGCGAGTTCAACCTGCCGACTTTCATCGACAACGACGTCCGCTGCGCCACCCTCGGTGAGGCCTGGTACGGCGCCGGGCGGGGGGTTTCGAGCCTGATCTGCATCACCATCGGCACCGGGATCGGCTCGGGGATCATGGTCGACGGCCAGTTGCTCCGCGGGGCGACCGAGAGCGCCGGGGAAATCGGCCATATGACCATCGAGAAGGACGGGCCGGTCTGCAACTGCGGCAATCGCGGATGCCTGGAGGCCTTGGCGTCGGGGCCGGCCATCGCCCGGCGGGCTCAGGAAGCCGTGAAAAACGGCGTTCAGACGGTCATGCTAAGCATGGTCGCCGGCCAGGTCGACCAGATCGACGCCGGCGTGGTCACCCAGGCAGCCCGCCAGGGCGACCCGGCGGCCTGGGAGATCGTCGAGCTCACCGCAATCTACCTCGGTATCGGGATCGCCAACTTCATCAACCTGATCAACCCGGAACTGGTCATCATCGGCGGGGGCGTGGCCCAAGCGGGTGAGTTGCTGCTGGCGCCGATGCGCCGGGTGGTGGGTCAACGGGCGATGAAGGTCCAAGCGGCGGCGGCCCGCATCGTCCCGGCCCGCCTGGGCGAGGACGCCGGGGTCATCGGTGCCGGCGCCCTGGTCCTCGAGCGGTTGGGCGAGGAGGGGCCCCGGGCCGAGTGAGAGCGTCACTGGGCCGTCGGCGATAGGCCGGCGGCCTTTTAGATGGAGAGGAGGAGGCCCTTGGAGCGTCGTTCAGTGGTCTGCTTCATCCGCGCGGGCGGCGACGCCCCCGCCTGGTTGCTGCTCCATCGGCGGCGGGCCCCCGACCTCGGCCGCTGGAACGCCCCCGGCGGGGCGATCGAGGCCGGCGAGGAACCGGTCGAGGCGGCCCGTCGGGAGGTCCGCGAAGAGACCGGGTTGGATCTCCCCCTCGGCCGGCTCCGGGAGCGCGCCCGGCTGACTCTGAATGGCTGGGATGGGAACCCCGAGACGGTCGAGCACATCTGGGTCTTCACGGCGGTGGCCGAGGATCGAGAAGGGGCCGCCGAGGGGGAGTCCCCATCCGGAGAAGGGCGTCTGGCCTGGGTCCCGGAGCCGGGGCTGCGCCGTCTGGCCTGGCCGGAGGACGTGCCGACCTACCTCGACCGCCTGTTCGATCCGACGGCCCCCGATTTCCTCGGGGAGTTCACCTATGATGACGCCGGTCGCCTGCTCGACGCGATCATCATGCCGGTCGACCGGCCTCGCCGAGATTCCGAGAAGGACGGTGAAACTCACCGCCATTGACCGGTGTTAATAGAGGGGGAAACGGGAGTGCTGGTCACCGTCACCGTCAACAGCTCGCTGGACACCGCCTACATCGTCCCCGGGATGGTCGTCGGGGAGATCAACCGGGTCCGTGAGAAGGCCGTCGTTGCCGGCGGCAAAGGCAACAACGTTGCTCGCGTCCTGAGAGAGCTCGGCTACCACGTCGTGGCTTCCGGCTTCGCCGGCGGTTCGCGCGGGGCCGCCATCCACCGAGGCCTCGAGGAGCAAGGGATCGCTACGGAGTTCGTCTGGACCGCCGCCGAGTCCCGGACCTGCCTGGCCATGATCGACCCGGTCTCGGAGGCGATCACCCAGATCCTCGAAGCCGGGGCCTCGATCGCCTCGGGCGAGCTGTTACGTCTCAAGCAGAAGCTCGGCGACTTGATGGCCCATTTCAACGAGAGCACGGCCGGAGGCACGACGGTCCCCGACTCCCCCCTGGCCGGTTCGTATCTGATCATGTCGGGTAGCCTCCCACCTGGCGTCCCGCCGGGGTTCTACGCCGAACTCATCCACTCGGCCCGGTCCCATCGATTTCTGGCGGCCCTCGACGCTAAGGGGGAACCACTGCGGCGAGGGCTACTGGCCAAGCCGGCCGTGGTCAAAGTCAACGCCGCCGAGGCGGCCGAGGCCCTCGGCCTGACCGAACGCCAGCCCGACCCGCTGACGCTGGCTGAACGATTGCGGGCGACGGCCGACTGCCAGCTGGCCGTGGTCACCGCCGGACGGGAGGGAGCCGCCGCCGTAGGCCGGCTGAGCAGCAGCTCCGGGCAGGATCCGGTGATCATCTCCAACTATATCAGGCCGCCCGAAGTCGGGCCGGTGGTCAGCCCGGTCGGCTCCGGCGACGCCTTCTTCGCCGGGCTCATCGGTGAGTTGTCGACCGGCCGGGACGTCATCGAGGCCCTCAAGACCGCGACGGCCTGCGGCGCGGCCAACGCCCTGACCCTCACGGCGGCCACCATCCGCAAGACGGATGCGGCCAAGATCCGCGAGGAGGTGCGGGTGGCATGAACCTTGGTGCGGATGGCGTAGACACCCGACCACGGTCGCCTTCCTCCGGGCTGAAGGTCATCGCCGCGCCCAATTCCTTCAAGGGCAGCCTTACCGCCACCGATGTGGCGGCGGCCATCGCCGAGGGCGCCCGTCGACTCGACCCGACCATCCTCTGCCGGCAGATCCCCCTCGCCGACGGGGGCGAAGGGACCGTCAGTGCCTTCCTCGGGGCCCTTGGGGGCTCACTGGTCACCCGGCGGGTGACCGGTCCCCTCGGTGATCCGGTCGAGGCCGCCTTCGGGATCCTCGACGACGGGGTGACCGCGGTCATCGAGATGGCCGCCGCGTCCGGGCTCGGACTGGTCGCGGGGGAACGGCGGGACCCACTCATCGCGACCACCTACGGCACGGGCGAACTGATCAAAGCGGCGATCGAACTTGGGCGCCGAAGGATCATCGTCGGGCTGGGTGGGAGCGCCACTGTGGACGGCGGCGCGGGAGCCGCCCAGGCCCTCGGAGCCAGGCTCCTCCATAGAAGCGGCCGCGAACTGCCGCCCGGCGGGGCCGCCCTGGCCGACCTCGACCGCATCGAGGCCGATCGCCTGGCCGAGCTGACCAAGGGCATCGAGGTCACGGTGGCCTCGGACGTCGACAATCCCCTCTGCGGCCCGAACGGGGCGGCTCCCGTTTTCGGACCGCAGAAGGGGGCGACGGCCGAGATGGTCACTACCCTCGACGCCGCCCTGGCCAACTTCGGCCGGGTCATCGCCCGGGACCTCGGGCGGCCGGTGACCGACCGGCCGGGGGCCGGAGCGGCCGGGGGATTCGGGGCCGGGTTGA
This window of the Bacillota bacterium genome carries:
- a CDS encoding bifunctional phosphoglucose/phosphomannose isomerase → MSGTAILDDREAMGALDEGGMLRLLWTYPEQFDEGRRLAAEFDLGVQVQGQGQSQLRELDEVLLLGTGGGSAAAGNLVASYLFGDLRVPFLVHQGYNIPRYVDEHTLCFVVTHSGQTEETLSAYQQAVDRRARVIAITSGGTLREWCRREQIPVLEVPGGLMPRVALGYLMIPILTLLDRLGLVAPKGRQIQEAVEVMAAMRSAIGPDAPAAVNEAKQTAARLVGKIPVIYGRSEFSEAVAARMKRQLAENAKLLSLANAVPALHHDEIVGWDSPPEVTKAFGLVLLRDADESEKVHRRMEITRGLLEPRAGSLSEVWARGQGRLARLLSLVYVCDYVSVYLALALGRDPTPVRIIDLFKREMSGK
- a CDS encoding ROK family protein; translated protein: MAVDGATVRVTTEHLPLRGIGQASVLLGVDLGGSHVTAALIDQSGRILQRRRAPTLVESGPDAIIKGIVDLLREVISASGVTKRELCGIGLGIPGLIDSTLGLSVFSPNLFWRNVQVVRPIEREFNLPTFIDNDVRCATLGEAWYGAGRGVSSLICITIGTGIGSGIMVDGQLLRGATESAGEIGHMTIEKDGPVCNCGNRGCLEALASGPAIARRAQEAVKNGVQTVMLSMVAGQVDQIDAGVVTQAARQGDPAAWEIVELTAIYLGIGIANFINLINPELVIIGGGVAQAGELLLAPMRRVVGQRAMKVQAAAARIVPARLGEDAGVIGAGALVLERLGEEGPRAE
- a CDS encoding NUDIX domain-containing protein; this encodes MERRSVVCFIRAGGDAPAWLLLHRRRAPDLGRWNAPGGAIEAGEEPVEAARREVREETGLDLPLGRLRERARLTLNGWDGNPETVEHIWVFTAVAEDREGAAEGESPSGEGRLAWVPEPGLRRLAWPEDVPTYLDRLFDPTAPDFLGEFTYDDAGRLLDAIIMPVDRPRRDSEKDGETHRH
- a CDS encoding PfkB family carbohydrate kinase, encoding MLVTVTVNSSLDTAYIVPGMVVGEINRVREKAVVAGGKGNNVARVLRELGYHVVASGFAGGSRGAAIHRGLEEQGIATEFVWTAAESRTCLAMIDPVSEAITQILEAGASIASGELLRLKQKLGDLMAHFNESTAGGTTVPDSPLAGSYLIMSGSLPPGVPPGFYAELIHSARSHRFLAALDAKGEPLRRGLLAKPAVVKVNAAEAAEALGLTERQPDPLTLAERLRATADCQLAVVTAGREGAAAVGRLSSSSGQDPVIISNYIRPPEVGPVVSPVGSGDAFFAGLIGELSTGRDVIEALKTATACGAANALTLTAATIRKTDAAKIREEVRVA
- a CDS encoding glycerate kinase, translating into MNLGADGVDTRPRSPSSGLKVIAAPNSFKGSLTATDVAAAIAEGARRLDPTILCRQIPLADGGEGTVSAFLGALGGSLVTRRVTGPLGDPVEAAFGILDDGVTAVIEMAAASGLGLVAGERRDPLIATTYGTGELIKAAIELGRRRIIVGLGGSATVDGGAGAAQALGARLLHRSGRELPPGGAALADLDRIEADRLAELTKGIEVTVASDVDNPLCGPNGAAPVFGPQKGATAEMVTTLDAALANFGRVIARDLGRPVTDRPGAGAAGGFGAGLMGFLDAKLVSGIDLILEMVGFEAQLAWADLVITGEGRVDRQTLHGKGPYGVARAATAAGRSTIVLAGSVGPGASDLERGARAVVLPIVDRPMPLEAAMEEGVALVAAAVERGLRLFLMGRDSDHPGT